From the genome of Acidobacteriota bacterium, one region includes:
- a CDS encoding ABC-F family ATP-binding cassette domain-containing protein, with protein MIAFANINKQYGKQLLFVEASFQLNPGEKVGLVGPNGAGKTTIFRMIVGEEAPDEGDVSVPKKLTIGYFRQDVEEMSGRSVLDEAIAGSGRAGDLHHELEELQHAMADPARVDDMDKILARFGEVQEEYDHLGGYALESQAREVLHGLGFDDERIDGDVGALSGGWKMRVAMARVLLGKPDVLLMDEPTNHLDLESIIWLESFLKAHEGALLMTSHDREFMNRIVTKIAEIDSGEITVYSGDYDFYERERATREANKEAAYARQQSMLAKEQRFIERFKTHAAKAAQVQSRIKALDKIEKLELPKQRVVVKFTFKDPPRSGDQVAVIEGLGKAYGKRVIYEDFNLTIRRGERWAVMGRNGAGKTTLLKMLAGALAPDAGEVRLGASLKMGYFAQQSLDTMDADLTVFEQLQKDFPREGIGALRSLAGAFQFSGDDVDKKIRALSGGEKSRLAMARMLFDPPNFLVLDEPTNHLDLATKEMLVDSLKAFDGTMIFVSHDRAFLRGISNRVLELGGESGTDTHPHAYPGSYIEYVERTGHEAPGIHT; from the coding sequence ATGATTGCGTTTGCGAACATCAACAAGCAGTACGGCAAGCAACTGCTCTTCGTCGAGGCCAGCTTCCAGCTCAACCCGGGCGAGAAAGTGGGGCTGGTCGGGCCCAACGGCGCGGGAAAAACCACCATTTTCCGCATGATCGTGGGGGAAGAGGCCCCGGACGAAGGCGACGTCAGCGTGCCGAAGAAGCTGACGATCGGCTACTTCCGCCAGGACGTCGAAGAGATGTCGGGCCGCTCGGTGCTGGACGAGGCCATTGCCGGCAGCGGCCGCGCCGGCGACCTGCACCACGAACTCGAAGAGCTGCAGCACGCCATGGCGGACCCGGCCCGCGTTGATGACATGGACAAGATCCTCGCCCGCTTCGGCGAGGTGCAGGAAGAGTACGACCACCTTGGCGGCTACGCCCTCGAAAGCCAGGCCCGCGAAGTGCTGCACGGACTTGGTTTTGACGATGAGCGGATTGACGGCGACGTCGGTGCGCTGTCGGGCGGCTGGAAGATGCGCGTGGCGATGGCCCGCGTGCTGCTCGGCAAGCCCGACGTGCTGCTGATGGACGAGCCGACCAACCACCTCGACCTCGAATCGATCATCTGGCTCGAAAGCTTCCTCAAGGCGCACGAGGGCGCGCTGCTCATGACCTCGCACGATCGCGAGTTCATGAACCGCATCGTCACCAAGATTGCCGAGATCGACAGCGGCGAGATCACCGTCTACTCCGGCGACTACGACTTCTACGAGCGCGAACGCGCCACCCGCGAGGCCAACAAGGAAGCCGCGTATGCGCGGCAGCAATCGATGCTGGCCAAGGAACAGCGCTTCATCGAGCGGTTCAAGACGCACGCCGCCAAGGCGGCGCAGGTGCAGAGCCGCATCAAGGCGCTCGACAAGATCGAAAAGCTCGAGCTCCCCAAGCAACGCGTCGTCGTGAAGTTCACCTTCAAGGATCCACCCCGCTCAGGCGACCAGGTCGCGGTGATCGAGGGCCTGGGCAAGGCCTACGGCAAGCGCGTGATCTACGAAGACTTCAACCTGACCATTCGCCGCGGCGAGCGCTGGGCGGTGATGGGCAGGAACGGCGCCGGCAAGACGACGCTGCTCAAGATGCTGGCGGGCGCGCTGGCGCCCGATGCCGGCGAGGTGCGGCTGGGCGCCAGTCTCAAGATGGGCTACTTCGCCCAGCAGTCACTCGACACGATGGACGCCGACCTCACGGTCTTCGAGCAGCTCCAGAAGGATTTTCCGCGCGAGGGCATCGGCGCGCTGCGCTCGCTCGCCGGCGCGTTCCAGTTCTCGGGGGACGACGTGGACAAGAAGATTCGGGCGCTGTCGGGCGGCGAGAAGTCACGACTGGCGATGGCGCGGATGCTGTTCGATCCGCCCAACTTCCTGGTGCTGGACGAGCCGACCAACCACCTGGACCTGGCGACCAAGGAAATGCTGGTTGATTCGCTGAAGGCGTTCGACGGCACCATGATCTTCGTCTCGCACGACCGCGCGTTCCTGCGCGGCATCAGCAATCGCGTGCTGGAACTGGGCGGCGAATCCGGCACGGACACGCACCCGCACGCCTATCCGGGGTCGTACATCGAGTACGTCGAACGCACTGGTCACGAGGCACCCGGCATTCATACGTGA
- a CDS encoding M20/M25/M40 family metallo-hydrolase, with translation MTKRVLAALTLLLLVAPVQGQAPAGTAAIEAETLQHFQALLKLDTQSPPGNETRVVEYLKQVLDKEGIPYQVFAKDPQRANLVARIKGNGKKRPILLMGHTDVVTVDEKKWTFPPFGAVRDGGYVYGRGAVDDKDNLAAALMVILRLHRDRTPLDRDVILLAEAGEEGAPDIGAQFMADNHLDAINAEFCLAEGGGVVRRGGQVVQANVGTTEKEPRFVELVARGPAGHGSVPSRGNAVTKLSAAVGKVAEWTPPLRINETTGAYFKKLATMVPADVAQKYRDVLSPDPKLSKPAADWLLDNQPNHWSMLHTSLVPTIVTGGFRYNVIPSEAKATIDVRLHPDEDQEAFLDQVRKVINDPSVEVRWGRERYRPAGGSKIDTEAFAAIEAQVKKHYNTVVLPTMGTGATDMSNIRAKGIQCYGIGPAIDTEDGPKGFGAHSDQERILESELHRFVRFNYDLVLELARAR, from the coding sequence ATGACCAAGCGCGTTCTTGCCGCCCTCACCCTGCTGTTGTTGGTTGCGCCCGTCCAGGGACAAGCCCCGGCCGGCACGGCCGCCATCGAAGCCGAGACGCTGCAGCATTTCCAGGCGCTGCTCAAGCTCGACACACAGAGCCCTCCGGGCAACGAGACCCGCGTGGTCGAGTACCTCAAGCAGGTGCTCGACAAGGAAGGCATCCCCTACCAGGTGTTTGCCAAGGATCCGCAGCGCGCCAACCTGGTCGCGCGCATCAAGGGCAACGGCAAGAAACGGCCGATCCTGCTGATGGGCCACACCGACGTGGTCACCGTGGACGAGAAGAAGTGGACGTTCCCGCCGTTTGGCGCGGTCCGCGACGGTGGCTACGTGTATGGCCGCGGCGCCGTGGACGACAAGGACAACCTCGCGGCGGCACTGATGGTCATTCTCCGGCTGCATCGCGACCGCACGCCGCTCGACCGCGACGTGATCCTGCTGGCCGAGGCCGGCGAGGAAGGCGCGCCCGATATCGGCGCCCAGTTCATGGCCGACAACCACCTCGACGCCATCAACGCCGAGTTCTGCCTCGCCGAGGGCGGCGGTGTGGTCCGCCGCGGCGGCCAGGTGGTGCAGGCCAATGTCGGCACCACCGAAAAGGAACCTCGGTTCGTCGAACTGGTCGCACGCGGTCCCGCCGGCCATGGCTCGGTGCCGTCGCGCGGCAACGCCGTGACCAAGCTGTCGGCCGCGGTCGGCAAGGTCGCGGAGTGGACGCCGCCGCTACGCATCAACGAAACCACCGGGGCCTACTTCAAGAAGCTGGCAACCATGGTGCCCGCGGACGTCGCCCAGAAATACCGGGACGTGCTCAGCCCCGATCCGAAGCTGTCGAAGCCGGCTGCCGACTGGCTGCTCGACAACCAGCCGAACCACTGGTCAATGCTCCACACCTCGCTCGTGCCGACCATCGTCACCGGCGGCTTCCGCTACAACGTGATTCCGTCGGAAGCCAAGGCCACCATCGACGTGCGCCTGCATCCCGACGAGGATCAGGAGGCCTTCCTGGATCAGGTCCGCAAGGTGATCAACGATCCCAGCGTCGAAGTGCGATGGGGCCGCGAGCGGTATCGGCCGGCGGGCGGCTCGAAGATCGACACCGAGGCGTTCGCGGCGATCGAGGCGCAGGTCAAGAAGCACTACAACACCGTGGTGCTGCCGACCATGGGTACCGGCGCCACCGACATGTCGAACATCCGGGCCAAGGGCATCCAGTGCTACGGCATCGGCCCGGCCATCGATACGGAGGACGGCCCCAAGGGCTTCGGCGCGCACAGCGACCAGGAGCGCATTCTCGAAAGCGAACTGCACCGCTTCGTGCGCTTCAACTACGACCTCGTGCTGGAACTCGCAAGGGCCCGGTGA
- a CDS encoding DSD1 family PLP-dependent enzyme, which produces MNSKSSTSRRAFLAASAATAAHVWVPRPVKGYSVSEVMAPVKPMPAGISKWDLDTPALCVDLDKLEQNIAKMQRSLVANKLGSRPHAKTHKCAAIAKLQMAAGALGICTAKLSEAEALAGQGLDRICMTTGNLSRSKIRRAMQLRKRTPQFIQAVDYEPNAHDLNAAAKEAGIVADVVIDVAVGTRSGVPAGDAALALAQVVDRLPNLKLRGLLSYDGGAQHIIGFAARKQRALKNIEANALTYEAMTKAGLNTEIFSGGGTGTYSIQHLVSGFTDVQVGSYLFMDMQYLAIGSEDGNPVYADFAPSLTVLATIVNNRFPGRLTTDAGAKALTLNVPRPGVIGEPGMEYNPGSDEFGVITFKEASKTYQMGDRLEMIVPHCDPVVNLYDYLYGIRKDRVEAVWPITARGHSQ; this is translated from the coding sequence ATGAACAGCAAGTCCTCTACGTCTCGTCGAGCGTTCCTCGCCGCATCAGCCGCCACGGCCGCGCACGTCTGGGTTCCGCGGCCCGTGAAGGGCTACTCGGTGTCGGAGGTCATGGCGCCGGTGAAGCCCATGCCCGCGGGTATTTCCAAGTGGGACCTCGATACGCCGGCGCTCTGTGTCGATCTCGACAAGCTCGAACAGAACATCGCAAAGATGCAGCGGTCGCTCGTGGCCAATAAGCTGGGCAGCCGCCCGCACGCCAAGACCCACAAGTGCGCGGCCATCGCGAAGCTGCAGATGGCCGCCGGGGCGTTGGGGATCTGCACGGCCAAGCTCAGCGAGGCCGAGGCGCTGGCCGGCCAGGGGCTCGACCGCATCTGCATGACGACCGGCAACCTGTCGAGGTCGAAGATCCGCCGGGCCATGCAGCTGCGCAAGCGGACGCCGCAGTTCATTCAGGCGGTGGACTACGAGCCCAACGCGCACGACCTGAACGCGGCGGCGAAGGAAGCTGGCATCGTGGCCGACGTGGTCATCGACGTGGCGGTCGGCACGCGCAGCGGCGTGCCCGCCGGCGACGCAGCGTTGGCGCTGGCCCAGGTGGTCGACCGGCTGCCGAACCTGAAGCTGCGTGGCTTGTTGTCGTACGACGGCGGCGCGCAGCACATCATCGGGTTCGCGGCGCGCAAGCAGCGCGCGCTGAAGAACATTGAAGCCAACGCGCTCACGTATGAGGCCATGACGAAGGCCGGCCTCAACACCGAGATCTTCAGCGGGGGCGGCACCGGCACCTACAGCATCCAGCACCTCGTGTCCGGATTCACCGACGTGCAGGTGGGCAGCTACCTCTTCATGGACATGCAGTACCTGGCCATTGGCAGCGAAGACGGCAACCCCGTCTACGCGGACTTTGCTCCGTCGCTCACCGTGCTCGCGACCATCGTCAACAACCGCTTCCCGGGCCGCCTCACCACCGATGCCGGCGCCAAGGCCCTGACGCTCAACGTGCCGCGTCCAGGCGTGATCGGCGAGCCGGGCATGGAGTACAACCCCGGCTCGGACGAGTTCGGTGTCATCACGTTCAAGGAAGCCAGCAAGACCTACCAGATGGGCGATCGCCTGGAGATGATCGTGCCGCACTGCGATCCGGTCGTGAATCTCTACGACTACCTGTATGGGATTCGGAAAGATCGCGTCGAGGCGGTGTGGCCGATCACCGCGCGCGGCCACTCGCAGTAG
- a CDS encoding PepSY-associated TM helix domain-containing protein, with amino-acid sequence MRRLLFQLHLWVGLLTGLYVAIICLTGAALVFRIDMQRALHPHLFNPSAAGPLADPVAVMESVSRAYPQHRLSGVDAPTTVRPTYLAYVTSDAEFRTVLIDPVTTAVLGELPEHPAIRTLQQLHYNLLGGRTGRTINGIGAFGILILCATGLVIWWPGARIWQRGSRSQWRQLHRAIGAWSAAFILMFAVTALSFVFPAGFRAVVNSLSPVTVARSPQSGAPSGNPTPSWPQMLDRAKSFAPGQPVARVVLPFGERGAFLVMFAKRSPTPASTGLTPVYLDQYTGDRLASDGKARSWGDALMARMTPWHVGGVGGQAGRVIWFVFGLAPAVLFVTGLTTWWRRGRGKTATD; translated from the coding sequence ATGAGGCGCCTGCTCTTTCAGCTCCATCTCTGGGTCGGGCTGCTGACGGGGCTGTACGTCGCCATCATCTGTCTCACTGGTGCAGCGCTCGTGTTTCGCATCGACATGCAGCGGGCGCTGCATCCGCACCTCTTCAACCCGAGCGCCGCCGGTCCGCTGGCGGATCCGGTGGCCGTGATGGAGAGCGTCAGCCGCGCCTATCCCCAACACCGATTGTCCGGCGTCGATGCGCCGACGACGGTGAGGCCGACGTACTTGGCGTACGTCACGAGCGACGCCGAGTTCCGCACCGTGCTGATCGACCCGGTGACGACCGCGGTGCTCGGTGAGCTGCCGGAACATCCGGCGATCCGCACCCTGCAACAACTGCATTACAACCTGCTGGGGGGCCGCACGGGCCGCACGATTAACGGGATTGGCGCGTTCGGCATCCTGATCCTCTGCGCCACCGGGCTCGTGATTTGGTGGCCCGGCGCCAGGATTTGGCAGCGCGGGTCCCGCAGCCAGTGGCGGCAGTTGCATCGCGCCATTGGCGCATGGAGCGCGGCGTTCATCCTGATGTTCGCCGTCACGGCGCTGTCGTTCGTGTTCCCCGCTGGATTTCGCGCAGTGGTGAACTCGCTGTCGCCCGTCACCGTAGCGCGATCGCCCCAGTCGGGTGCTCCGTCGGGGAATCCTACGCCCTCGTGGCCGCAGATGCTCGATCGCGCCAAGTCTTTCGCACCAGGCCAGCCGGTGGCGCGCGTGGTGTTGCCGTTCGGCGAACGCGGAGCCTTCCTGGTGATGTTCGCCAAGCGCAGCCCCACACCGGCCAGCACCGGGCTCACGCCGGTCTATCTCGATCAATACACCGGCGACCGGCTCGCGTCGGACGGGAAGGCGCGCAGTTGGGGCGATGCGCTGATGGCGCGCATGACGCCCTGGCATGTGGGCGGGGTCGGCGGCCAGGCGGGCCGCGTGATTTGGTTCGTGTTCGGCCTGGCACCGGCCGTGTTGTTCGTGACCGGCCTGACGACCTGGTGGCGCCGCGGCCGCGGAAAGACAGCCACCGATTAG
- a CDS encoding RluA family pseudouridine synthase, with translation MALNRGWSYREQVGPAAAGLTALDYLATSRTHSTATEWADRFERGEVEIDGARAEPAAVLQLGHTIVWHRPPWAEPAVPTQFAIIHEDESLVAVDKPSGLPTMPAGGFLEHTLMNLLRQRLPEASPLHRLGRCTSGLVLFARTHAAGAALAKAWRDHEVKKTYRALASGVANADRIEIDAAIGPVPHPQLGRVYAASADGKASHSVATVLERRADHTLFSVAITTGRPHQIRIHLACAGHPLVGDPLYDVGGVIKASPGLPGDGGYLLHAEHLAFVHPLTGAAMHLTAHPPSALLTRAGA, from the coding sequence GTGGCATTGAATCGGGGCTGGTCGTATCGAGAGCAGGTTGGGCCCGCTGCGGCCGGCCTGACCGCCCTCGATTACCTCGCGACGTCGCGCACTCACTCAACGGCAACTGAGTGGGCGGATCGGTTCGAGCGGGGCGAAGTTGAAATCGACGGCGCGCGGGCCGAACCGGCCGCCGTCCTTCAACTCGGCCACACCATCGTCTGGCATCGTCCCCCATGGGCTGAACCGGCCGTTCCCACCCAGTTCGCCATCATCCACGAAGACGAGAGTCTGGTCGCCGTGGACAAGCCGAGCGGCTTGCCGACCATGCCGGCCGGGGGGTTCCTCGAACACACGCTCATGAACCTGCTGCGGCAACGGCTTCCAGAAGCCAGCCCGCTGCACCGGCTCGGCCGGTGCACGTCGGGCCTGGTGCTGTTTGCGCGAACCCACGCGGCCGGCGCGGCGCTGGCCAAGGCGTGGCGCGACCACGAGGTGAAGAAGACGTATCGCGCGCTGGCCAGTGGCGTCGCCAACGCCGACCGGATCGAGATCGATGCCGCCATCGGCCCGGTGCCACACCCGCAACTGGGCCGCGTGTACGCCGCCTCGGCGGACGGCAAGGCTTCGCACAGCGTGGCGACGGTGCTCGAACGCCGCGCCGATCACACGCTGTTCAGTGTTGCGATCACGACCGGCCGGCCGCACCAGATTCGCATTCACCTGGCCTGCGCCGGGCATCCATTGGTGGGCGATCCGCTCTATGACGTGGGCGGGGTGATCAAAGCAAGTCCGGGCTTGCCGGGCGACGGCGGCTACCTCTTGCACGCCGAACACCTGGCGTTTGTCCATCCGCTCACAGGCGCGGCCATGCACCTGACGGCGCATCCGCCAAGCGCCTTGCTCACACGTGCTGGCGCCTGA
- a CDS encoding CAP domain-containing protein, producing the protein MTEIERRFFLLTNEQRRRGRIDPLLEAETLTLTAQRHSQDMLRRRFFAHRNPDGLGPADRINAVLRWTAGETAENLWMRSGPVTAASLAAVANEAIARLMASREHRANIMNRRYTHLGVGIAMTATEIRVTQLFARFGR; encoded by the coding sequence GTGACCGAGATCGAGCGGCGCTTTTTCCTCCTGACAAACGAGCAGCGCAGGCGCGGCCGGATCGATCCGCTCCTTGAAGCCGAGACCTTGACGCTCACGGCGCAGCGCCACAGCCAGGACATGCTGCGACGACGGTTCTTCGCCCATCGCAATCCCGACGGCCTCGGTCCGGCCGATCGGATCAATGCCGTGCTGCGGTGGACCGCCGGTGAGACGGCAGAGAATTTGTGGATGCGCTCGGGACCGGTGACCGCGGCCAGCCTGGCGGCGGTCGCCAACGAGGCGATCGCCCGCTTGATGGCCAGCCGCGAGCATCGCGCCAACATCATGAACCGGCGCTACACGCACCTCGGTGTCGGCATCGCGATGACCGCGACGGAGATCCGCGTGACCCAGTTGTTCGCCCGGTTCGGGCGCTAG
- a CDS encoding TonB-dependent receptor — translation MRLPIRSVLVCFFLFTFNVAIGPAKAGHYMDRAASITNVASGFLGAVALAEAASRTDVVIQGVVSDSSAAVIAGATVDAIVAGRSVSRVTTGADGRFRVVVPAGVPVELRVAREGFADQVIALAGSDALVTQNVTLQVGGVSDSLVVTASRGAASRAAVTESVTAFARADLDALGAASLADVVRFVPGAYVESIGREGSVTSMFTRGGESDYNLVLIDGVRVNQSGGVFDFSRISAAEIDRVEVVRGAQSALWGSDAMGSVVQIFTRRAGAADRPQVSGSAEGGSFGAVRGDARLMGGASSRVDYSGGLSRRQSGGAFAELLPEDDEFEQTAFDAGVGASFGPRVALRAGARSTTAEGKSVGAIVYGARNTGGVYNTRDRSGHVDLSHAIGSRLTGIASFNYFRYTSESADTIADPPFTTYAVLEGTPNAIYPNGTRLVRLVDAAEFATLVAAGATPGPGQFLASRQSSNFPFTSKSEFERPAFRYQADYAWSGQRLSAGYEWERETNVLVAGVQFDNQAVFAQQQFSGRDRWFATVGGRFDRKDGSSFFSPKLSAGGYLVPSRNGAVSSLKVFGNLGHGIKSPSLGERFGGRFTDPAPDLKVEQARTSDLGVEATFADQRFRALVTYFNNDYTDQIAYRGGVAGDGIPEYINIDGSKADGWELEWVLQRPVAGLTASASYTHVDHRVVTNVSTSQQFQPGQPLLRRPKHSGNVRAAWVRDRVSLNASARIAGDRHDHSFLSLRTVPNAARPTPITTDITVNPGYLVVNLGLDVRAHEMITLFVRGENVADEAYESVLGYPAMPRTVMAGARFTFGTR, via the coding sequence ATGCGACTGCCGATTCGTTCTGTACTTGTCTGTTTTTTCCTGTTCACCTTCAACGTCGCGATCGGTCCGGCTAAAGCCGGACACTACATGGATCGGGCCGCGTCCATCACCAATGTGGCGTCCGGCTTCTTGGGCGCCGTAGCCTTGGCGGAGGCGGCCAGCCGGACCGACGTGGTCATTCAAGGCGTTGTCTCAGACAGCTCCGCGGCCGTGATCGCCGGGGCCACGGTGGATGCGATCGTCGCCGGACGGTCGGTGTCGCGGGTCACGACCGGTGCCGATGGCCGATTTCGTGTGGTCGTGCCGGCCGGTGTGCCGGTGGAACTGCGTGTGGCTCGCGAGGGGTTTGCCGACCAGGTAATCGCGCTTGCCGGCAGCGACGCGCTCGTGACGCAGAACGTCACGCTGCAGGTGGGGGGCGTCTCCGACTCGCTGGTGGTGACCGCGTCGCGCGGAGCGGCAAGCCGCGCCGCCGTCACCGAGTCGGTGACCGCGTTTGCCCGCGCCGACCTCGACGCGCTCGGCGCCGCGTCGCTGGCCGACGTGGTGCGGTTCGTGCCGGGGGCGTACGTCGAAAGCATCGGCCGCGAGGGGTCGGTGACCTCGATGTTCACGCGCGGCGGCGAATCGGACTACAACCTGGTACTGATCGACGGCGTGCGGGTCAACCAGAGCGGCGGTGTCTTCGACTTCAGCCGCATCAGCGCCGCCGAGATCGATCGCGTCGAAGTGGTGCGAGGCGCGCAATCGGCCCTGTGGGGATCGGACGCCATGGGATCGGTGGTGCAGATCTTCACTCGCCGTGCCGGGGCCGCCGACCGGCCGCAGGTGTCGGGCTCGGCCGAAGGGGGATCGTTCGGCGCCGTCCGCGGCGATGCGCGCCTGATGGGCGGCGCTTCCAGCCGCGTTGATTACTCGGGCGGGCTGTCACGCCGCCAATCGGGCGGCGCCTTTGCCGAGTTGCTGCCGGAGGATGATGAGTTCGAGCAGACGGCGTTCGACGCGGGTGTCGGCGCCAGCTTCGGCCCCCGCGTCGCGCTGCGCGCCGGCGCGCGCTCGACGACGGCCGAGGGCAAGTCGGTTGGCGCCATTGTCTACGGCGCCCGCAACACCGGCGGCGTCTACAACACGCGCGATCGCTCCGGTCACGTTGACCTGTCGCACGCCATCGGCAGCCGGCTGACGGGTATCGCGAGCTTCAATTACTTCCGCTATACGAGTGAATCGGCCGACACCATTGCCGACCCCCCGTTTACGACTTATGCCGTGCTCGAGGGCACCCCGAACGCGATCTACCCGAATGGCACGCGCCTCGTGCGGCTGGTGGATGCGGCCGAGTTTGCGACGCTGGTCGCCGCCGGCGCCACTCCCGGCCCCGGCCAGTTCCTCGCGTCGCGGCAGTCGTCGAATTTCCCGTTCACGAGCAAGTCAGAGTTCGAGCGGCCGGCGTTTCGCTATCAGGCCGACTACGCATGGTCGGGGCAGCGTCTGAGCGCCGGCTACGAATGGGAGCGCGAGACCAACGTGCTGGTGGCCGGCGTGCAGTTCGACAACCAGGCGGTGTTTGCCCAGCAACAGTTCAGTGGCCGCGATCGCTGGTTCGCCACGGTTGGCGGCCGGTTCGATCGCAAGGACGGCTCGTCGTTCTTCAGCCCCAAGCTGTCGGCCGGCGGTTACCTGGTGCCCTCCAGGAACGGCGCGGTGTCGTCGCTCAAGGTGTTCGGCAACCTCGGCCACGGCATCAAGTCGCCGTCGCTCGGCGAGCGCTTCGGCGGGCGGTTTACCGACCCGGCGCCCGACCTGAAGGTGGAGCAGGCGCGTACCAGCGACCTGGGCGTCGAGGCGACGTTCGCCGATCAACGCTTCCGCGCGCTGGTGACCTATTTCAACAACGACTACACCGATCAGATTGCTTATCGAGGCGGGGTGGCCGGCGACGGCATTCCCGAGTACATCAACATCGATGGCTCGAAGGCCGACGGGTGGGAACTCGAGTGGGTGCTGCAGCGGCCGGTGGCCGGCCTGACGGCGTCGGCCAGCTACACGCATGTGGACCACCGCGTGGTCACCAACGTCAGCACCAGCCAGCAGTTCCAACCTGGCCAGCCGCTGTTGCGCCGGCCGAAACACTCGGGAAATGTGCGTGCCGCCTGGGTGCGCGATCGCGTGTCGCTGAACGCCAGCGCCCGGATCGCGGGCGATCGCCATGACCACAGCTTCCTGTCGTTGCGCACGGTGCCGAATGCCGCGCGCCCGACACCCATCACGACCGACATCACCGTCAATCCGGGCTACCTGGTGGTGAACCTGGGCCTGGACGTCCGCGCGCACGAGATGATCACGCTATTCGTGCGCGGCGAGAATGTCGCGGACGAAGCGTACGAGAGCGTACTCGGTTACCCAGCCATGCCGCGAACGGTGATGGCCGGCGCGCGCTTCACCTTCGGCACGCGGTAG